The Oceanicaulis sp. nucleotide sequence CGCTGGGACTGAGAGCGATCGTCCCGCCCGAGCCTGTGGTGGTCACGCACGGGCTTCTAAAGCCGCGCCGGCGTCATCCGCTTCTGGACTGGGCCGCGCTCGAAGCTGCGCTGACCGAGGTGCACGAGGGCGCGTCGAAGGGCTAGAACCGGTCTCTCAGGGGAGGGGCCATGCGCGCAGACCGCTATCTTGTCGATCACGGCTATTTCGAAACCCGCGCCCGGGCGCAGGCGGCGATCGCGGCCGGCCGGGTGCGCGTGAACGGCGCTGTGATCGCCAAACCTTCGCAGACCATTCCCGATGGCGCGGCGATCGAGGCCGAGCCCGCCCATCCTTATGTGGGCCGCGCAGCGCTGAAGCTCGTCGCGGGCCTCGACGCTTTCGGGTTCGATCCGAAAGGCCTCGTCTGTCTGGACGTGGGATCGAGCACGGGCGGGTTCACCGAAGTGCTGCTCGAACGCGGCGCGGCGCGGGTTTTCGCCGTCGATGTCGGGCGCGATCAGCTGCACCCCTCGCTGAAGGCCGATCCGCGCGTGACCAGCCTTGAAGGGACCGACGCGCGCGATCTCGACCTTCAAAAGCTGGACGGTGAACGTCCGGCGATGATCGTCTGCGACGCGAGCTTCATCAGCCTTGAGAAAGTCCTCGCCCTGCCGCTGTCGCTGGCTGCGCCGGGGGCGAAACTCGTGGCCCTGTTCAAGCCCCCGTTCGAGGTCGGCCGCGCCCATGTCGGCAAGGGCGGGGTGGTCAGGGACGTCGAGGCGACCGGGCGCGCAGAAGACAACGCCCGCGCCTTTCTGGCGCGGGCGGGGTTCGACGTGCTCGGAACGCTCGACAGTCCGATCGCCGGCGGCGACGGCAATCGCGAGCGCCTGATCGGTGCGGTGAAGGCGTCCTAGCGGTAGCTGTCCGCCGGCCGCCAGATGCCGTCAGAGCCCTGGCACATATAGACCATCTGACCGGAAGAGCGCATCGACCGGCAGGCGCCGGTCGCCGGCGCGCCGCTGGACCCGGCGGTGTAGGTGCGGCCCTGCTGGTCGTAGGGATCACGGCCGTAATCGTCCCGGCGGTAGGGATCGTCCTGGCGGTAGCGGTCGTCCGGCCCGCCCAGAAGCTCGCCGGAGGAGCGGCCGTACGGGTCTTCATAACCGTACCCGCCGTCATAGCCGCGCTCGTACGGATCGCCGTAGCCGCCGTCCGCATAGCGGGGGTCGTAGCGCTCGTCCCGGCCGTACCGGGCGTCGTCATAGCGCGAATCCGAGCCGTAATGGCCCGGCGCGCCGCCATAGCCGTAGCCGCGCTCGGCGCGCGGATAGCGGGCGCAGTCGCGCTGGGCGGCCGAGCCGACCGCAGCGCCGGCCAGGGCGCCCAGACCGGCGCCGGCGACCACCGCGCCGTCATTGCCCTCTTCGCGATACCGGCCGTGGCGGCCGTAGCGGTCATAGCGCCCGTACCGGTCGTAGCGCCCATGCCGGTCGTAACGGCCGTACCGGTCGCGATAATGCCGCTCGCGCGCCCGGTCCTGACGGTCGTCATGGATCTCCGCGCCGAGCACCGCGCCGATCACGCCGCCCACGACCGCGCCGGTGATCTGGCGGTTGCGGGCGCTCGCCATGCATTGCTCGTAGCTCATCGCAGGCGCGGCCCGGCTGGACGCGCCGTAGGTCTGGGCTTCGGCGGCCTGCAGGCCCGGCAGAAGCAGGGCGGCGCCGGCTGCGGCG carries:
- a CDS encoding TlyA family RNA methyltransferase — translated: MRADRYLVDHGYFETRARAQAAIAAGRVRVNGAVIAKPSQTIPDGAAIEAEPAHPYVGRAALKLVAGLDAFGFDPKGLVCLDVGSSTGGFTEVLLERGAARVFAVDVGRDQLHPSLKADPRVTSLEGTDARDLDLQKLDGERPAMIVCDASFISLEKVLALPLSLAAPGAKLVALFKPPFEVGRAHVGKGGVVRDVEATGRAEDNARAFLARAGFDVLGTLDSPIAGGDGNRERLIGAVKAS